One segment of Mycolicibacterium neworleansense DNA contains the following:
- a CDS encoding TetR/AcrR family transcriptional regulator: MVLVMSAVKPARTRPTRDEVRDRILDAALKVFAAEGFAGATIDAIGHAAGFTKGAVYSNFESKDELFLALLDRQFESRGALIATALDSGHGDTAAIASALSRSTLDSIHDQTEYQIVLIEYWLRAVRDPQLRERLVARRRAAADQALRIVEQAGTTLPGHQLSALAQLVVTIISGIATEEVLQPGTVDVDTLTRLFTALLESSPAAP; the protein is encoded by the coding sequence ATTGTGTTGGTCATGTCGGCTGTCAAACCCGCACGCACCCGCCCCACCCGAGACGAGGTGCGCGACCGGATCCTGGATGCTGCGCTGAAGGTTTTCGCGGCCGAAGGGTTCGCCGGCGCCACCATCGACGCCATCGGCCACGCCGCGGGATTCACCAAGGGCGCGGTGTACTCCAATTTCGAATCCAAGGACGAGTTGTTCCTCGCGCTGCTGGACCGGCAGTTCGAGAGCCGCGGCGCGCTCATCGCGACCGCGCTCGACAGCGGACACGGCGACACCGCGGCGATCGCCTCGGCGTTGAGCCGGTCAACGCTGGATTCGATACACGACCAGACCGAGTACCAGATCGTGCTCATCGAGTACTGGCTGCGCGCGGTAAGGGATCCCCAGTTGCGCGAACGCCTGGTGGCGCGCCGCCGGGCGGCTGCCGATCAGGCCCTGCGGATCGTCGAACAAGCCGGCACCACGCTGCCCGGTCACCAGCTGTCCGCACTCGCCCAGCTGGTGGTCACCATCATCTCCGGCATCGCCACCGAGGAGGTGCTGCAACCGGGAACGGTCGATGTCGACACCCTCACCCGGCTGTTCACCGCGCTGCTCGAATCCTCCCCCGCCGCCCCGTAA
- the phoU gene encoding phosphate signaling complex protein PhoU encodes MRKAFHDELAALCTQLAEMCALAVSAMERANAALLDSDLSLAEQVIADHEHIVAYNRRIEEAAFRLLALQQPVASELRTVVGSMHIAADLDRMGALAVHVADISRLRHPECALPDEVRASFTDMGSQAVRLAQTAQEVLVSRDPDAAARLRDEDDAVDAEHRHLFTLLLDRQWEDGVCSAVDVALLGRYYERYADHAVEIGKRVIFEATGGRPLHKKLA; translated from the coding sequence ATGCGGAAGGCGTTCCACGACGAGTTGGCGGCACTGTGCACTCAACTCGCCGAGATGTGTGCACTGGCGGTGAGTGCGATGGAGCGGGCCAACGCGGCCCTGCTCGACTCCGACCTGTCTCTGGCCGAGCAGGTCATCGCCGATCACGAACACATCGTCGCGTACAACCGCCGCATCGAGGAGGCGGCGTTCCGTCTGCTGGCATTGCAGCAGCCGGTCGCCAGTGAGCTGCGGACGGTGGTGGGTTCGATGCACATCGCGGCCGATCTCGACCGGATGGGCGCGCTCGCGGTGCATGTCGCCGACATCTCGCGGTTACGCCATCCCGAGTGCGCCCTGCCCGATGAGGTGCGCGCGAGCTTCACCGACATGGGGTCGCAGGCGGTTCGGTTGGCGCAGACCGCGCAGGAGGTGCTGGTGTCGCGCGACCCAGACGCCGCTGCCCGGCTGCGCGATGAGGACGACGCCGTCGACGCCGAGCATCGCCACCTGTTCACTCTGCTGCTGGACCGTCAGTGGGAGGACGGAGTGTGCTCGGCCGTCGACGTCGCCCTGTTGGGCCGCTACTACGAGCGGTATGCGGACCACGCCGTGGAGATCGGCAAGCGGGTCATCTTCGAGGCCACCGGCGGCCGGCCCCTGCACAAGAAGCTGGCCTGA
- a CDS encoding GMC family oxidoreductase: protein MKPDYDVLVIGSGFGGSVSALRLTEKGYRVGVLEAGQRFADADFAKTSWDLRKFLWAPQLGMYGIQRIHLLRNVMILAGAGVGGGSLNYANTLYVPPDPFFNDPQWKDITDWRAELMPHYDQAQRMLGVVKNPTFTDADRIVKEVADDMGCGDTFVATPVGVFFGPDGEMTPGKTVPDPFFGGVGPARTGCIECGECMTGCRHGAKNTLVKNYLGLAESAGAQVHPMTTVTSFELRADGLWEVTTVRTGSKLRRHRKTFTATHLILAAGTYNTQKLLFKMRDTGRLAKLSSRLGVLTRTNSESIVGAQTLTVTPGMDLTHGVAITSSVHPTSDTHVEPVRYGKGSNAMGLLQTLMTDGTGPAGTDVPRWRQFLDQAREDPGKLVRLLNPQRWSERTVIALVMQHLDNSITTFTKRGPGGRRVMTSKQGHGEPNPTWIPVGNEFTRRMAEKVDGVAGGTWGELFNIPLTAHFLGGAAIGDSAEHGVIDPYHRVYNYPTLYVMDGAAISANLGVNPSLSITAQAERAASLWPNKGQDDQRPGQNEPYRKLAPIAPEHPVVPTEAPAGLRRLPIEPVTSGG from the coding sequence ATGAAGCCTGACTACGACGTCTTGGTGATCGGTTCTGGGTTCGGCGGCAGCGTGAGTGCGCTACGGCTGACGGAGAAGGGTTATCGGGTCGGTGTACTCGAAGCCGGCCAGCGGTTCGCCGATGCGGACTTCGCCAAGACCTCGTGGGACCTGCGGAAGTTCCTGTGGGCACCGCAGCTGGGCATGTACGGCATCCAGCGCATCCACCTGCTGCGGAACGTGATGATCCTGGCCGGCGCGGGGGTGGGCGGTGGATCGCTGAACTACGCCAACACCCTGTACGTGCCACCGGACCCGTTCTTCAACGACCCGCAGTGGAAGGACATCACCGACTGGCGCGCCGAGCTCATGCCGCACTACGACCAGGCACAGCGCATGCTCGGCGTGGTGAAGAACCCGACCTTCACCGACGCGGACCGCATCGTCAAAGAGGTGGCCGACGATATGGGTTGCGGGGACACCTTCGTCGCCACACCGGTCGGGGTGTTCTTCGGACCCGACGGCGAGATGACGCCGGGCAAGACTGTGCCGGACCCGTTCTTCGGCGGTGTCGGTCCGGCCCGCACCGGATGTATCGAGTGCGGCGAATGCATGACCGGCTGCCGGCACGGCGCCAAGAACACGCTCGTCAAGAACTACCTCGGGCTGGCCGAATCGGCTGGGGCGCAAGTGCATCCGATGACCACGGTGACGAGCTTCGAGCTGCGCGCCGATGGGCTGTGGGAGGTCACCACCGTACGGACCGGCAGCAAGCTGCGCCGTCACCGCAAGACCTTCACCGCTACACACCTGATCCTCGCCGCGGGCACGTACAACACCCAGAAGCTGCTGTTCAAGATGCGCGATACGGGAAGGCTTGCCAAGCTGTCCTCTCGTCTCGGCGTGCTGACCCGGACCAACTCCGAGTCCATCGTGGGCGCACAGACCCTCACGGTGACGCCCGGCATGGATCTGACGCACGGCGTGGCCATCACCTCATCGGTGCATCCCACCTCCGACACCCACGTGGAACCGGTGCGCTACGGCAAGGGCTCCAACGCGATGGGCCTGCTGCAGACGCTGATGACCGACGGCACCGGGCCGGCGGGTACCGACGTTCCTCGTTGGCGGCAGTTCCTCGATCAGGCCCGTGAGGATCCGGGCAAGCTGGTCCGGCTGCTGAACCCGCAGCGGTGGAGCGAGCGCACGGTGATCGCGCTGGTGATGCAGCACCTGGACAACTCGATCACCACCTTCACCAAGCGTGGGCCCGGGGGCAGGCGGGTGATGACGTCCAAACAGGGCCACGGCGAACCGAATCCGACGTGGATCCCGGTGGGCAACGAGTTCACCAGGCGGATGGCGGAGAAGGTCGACGGCGTCGCCGGCGGCACCTGGGGCGAGCTGTTCAACATCCCGCTGACCGCACACTTCCTCGGCGGGGCGGCCATCGGCGACAGTGCCGAGCACGGCGTCATCGACCCGTATCACCGCGTCTACAACTACCCGACGCTCTATGTCATGGACGGCGCCGCGATCTCGGCGAATCTCGGTGTGAACCCGTCGCTGTCGATCACGGCCCAGGCGGAACGCGCGGCGTCGTTGTGGCCGAACAAAGGGCAGGACGATCAGCGTCCGGGGCAGAATGAGCCGTACCGGAAACTGGCGCCGATCGCGCCCGAGCATCCCGTGGTCCCGACCGAGGCGCCCGCCGGGCTTCGGCGCCTGCCGATCGAGCCGGTCACCTCGGGCGGTTAG
- a CDS encoding GuaB3 family IMP dehydrogenase-related protein encodes MRDMVEIGMGRTARRTYELDDITIVPSRRTRSSKDVSTAWQLDAYRFEVPVVAHPTDALVSVEFAIEMGRLGGLGVLNGEGLIGRHADVEEKVAQVLDIAATADDDSAAIRLLQQLHAAPLDPDLLGAAVARIREAGVTTAVRVSPQNAQALTPTLVAAGIDLLVIQGTIVSAERVASDGEPLNLKTFISELDVPVVAGGVLDHRTALHLMRTGAAGVIVGYGSTAGVTTSDEVLGISVPMATAIADAAAARREYLDETGGRYVHVLADGDIHTSGDLAKAIACGADAVVLGTPLAVSDEALGGGWFWPSAAAHPSLPRGALLQVAVGERPALEQVLNGPSDDPFGSLNLVGGLRRSMAKAGYCDLKEFQKVGLTVGS; translated from the coding sequence ATGCGCGACATGGTTGAAATCGGCATGGGCAGAACCGCCCGCCGCACCTATGAACTCGACGACATCACGATCGTGCCCTCGCGGCGCACCCGGTCGTCCAAGGATGTTTCGACGGCCTGGCAGCTCGATGCCTACCGCTTCGAGGTTCCGGTCGTCGCGCATCCCACCGATGCGCTGGTGTCGGTGGAGTTCGCGATCGAGATGGGCCGCCTCGGCGGGCTCGGGGTGCTCAACGGCGAAGGGCTGATCGGTCGGCACGCCGATGTCGAGGAGAAGGTCGCCCAGGTCCTCGACATCGCCGCGACTGCCGACGATGACTCGGCCGCGATCCGGCTGCTGCAGCAGTTGCATGCCGCACCGCTGGACCCCGACCTGCTCGGCGCAGCGGTGGCCCGTATCCGCGAGGCCGGTGTGACCACGGCCGTGCGGGTCAGCCCGCAGAACGCCCAGGCGCTGACCCCGACCCTGGTGGCCGCCGGAATCGACCTGCTCGTCATCCAGGGCACCATCGTCTCCGCCGAGCGCGTGGCGTCCGACGGTGAACCGCTGAACCTCAAGACGTTCATCTCCGAACTCGACGTGCCCGTGGTGGCCGGCGGTGTGCTCGACCACCGCACCGCGCTGCACCTGATGCGCACGGGCGCGGCCGGTGTGATCGTCGGCTACGGCTCCACGGCCGGGGTCACCACCAGCGACGAGGTGCTCGGCATCAGCGTGCCGATGGCGACTGCGATCGCCGATGCGGCGGCCGCGCGTCGCGAATACCTCGACGAGACCGGCGGCCGTTACGTGCACGTGCTGGCCGACGGCGACATCCACACGTCCGGCGACCTGGCCAAGGCGATCGCCTGCGGTGCCGATGCCGTCGTGCTGGGCACGCCGCTGGCGGTCTCGGATGAGGCGCTGGGCGGCGGCTGGTTCTGGCCGTCGGCGGCGGCACACCCGTCGTTGCCGCGCGGCGCCCTGCTGCAGGTGGCCGTCGGGGAGCGGCCCGCCCTGGAGCAGGTGCTCAACGGCCCGTCCGACGATCCGTTCGGCTCGCTGAACCTGGTCGGTGGCCTGCGCCGGTCGATGGCCAAGGCTGGGTACTGCGACCTCAAGGAGTTCCAGAAGGTCGGCCTGACCGTCGGATCCTGA
- the guaB gene encoding IMP dehydrogenase produces MSIAESSVPIAVPVPTGGDDPTKIAMLGLTFDDVLLLPAASDVVPAAADTSSQLTRNIRLRVPLVSSAMDTVTESRMAIAMARAGGMGVLHRNLPAAEQAAQVETVKRSEAGMVTDPVTCSPTNTLAEVDAMCARFRISGLPVVDNDGQLVGIITNRDMRFEVDENKPVAEVMTKPPLITAQEGVSAEAALGLLRRHKIEKLPIVDGHGKLTGLITVKDFVKTEQFPLATKDSDGRLLVGAAVGVGDDAWARAMTLVDAGVDVLIVDTAHAHNRGVLDMVARVKKTVGDRVEVVGGNVATRAAAAALVQAGADAVKVGVGPGSICTTRVVAGVGAPQITAILEAVAACKPYGVPVIADGGLQYSGDIAKALAAGASTAMLGSLLAGTAESPGDLIFVNGKQFKSYRGMGSLGAMQGRGGGKSYSKDRYFQDDVLSEDKLVPEGIEGRVPFRGPLGTVIHQLTGGLRAAMGYTGSATIEQLQQAQFVQITAAGLKESHPHDITMTVEAPNYYTR; encoded by the coding sequence ATGTCGATCGCTGAAAGCAGCGTTCCCATCGCCGTACCGGTGCCGACCGGCGGCGACGATCCGACCAAGATCGCAATGCTCGGTCTCACCTTTGATGATGTGCTGCTGCTTCCGGCGGCCTCCGATGTGGTCCCCGCCGCTGCTGACACTTCCAGCCAGCTGACCCGCAACATCCGGCTGCGCGTGCCGTTGGTCAGCTCCGCGATGGACACCGTCACCGAATCACGCATGGCCATCGCGATGGCCCGCGCCGGCGGCATGGGCGTGCTGCACCGCAACCTTCCCGCCGCCGAACAGGCCGCCCAGGTCGAGACGGTCAAGCGGTCGGAGGCCGGCATGGTCACCGACCCGGTCACCTGCTCGCCGACCAACACCCTGGCCGAGGTCGACGCGATGTGCGCCCGGTTCCGGATCTCCGGTCTGCCGGTCGTCGACAACGACGGGCAGCTCGTGGGCATCATCACCAACCGCGACATGCGTTTCGAGGTCGACGAGAACAAGCCCGTCGCCGAGGTGATGACCAAGCCACCGCTGATCACCGCACAGGAAGGTGTCTCGGCCGAGGCTGCCCTGGGGCTGCTGCGCCGGCACAAGATCGAGAAGCTGCCGATCGTCGACGGACACGGCAAGCTGACCGGCCTGATCACGGTCAAGGACTTCGTCAAGACCGAACAGTTCCCGCTGGCCACCAAGGACAGCGACGGCCGGCTGCTGGTCGGCGCCGCGGTCGGCGTCGGCGATGACGCCTGGGCCCGGGCCATGACCCTGGTCGATGCCGGTGTCGACGTGCTGATCGTCGACACCGCCCACGCCCACAACCGCGGGGTGCTCGACATGGTGGCCCGCGTGAAGAAGACCGTGGGCGACCGCGTCGAGGTGGTCGGCGGCAACGTCGCGACCCGGGCCGCGGCCGCCGCTCTGGTGCAGGCCGGTGCCGACGCGGTCAAGGTCGGTGTGGGTCCCGGCTCGATCTGCACCACCCGCGTGGTCGCCGGCGTCGGCGCCCCGCAGATCACCGCCATCCTGGAAGCCGTCGCCGCCTGCAAGCCCTACGGCGTGCCGGTGATCGCCGACGGTGGTCTGCAGTACTCCGGTGACATCGCCAAGGCGCTGGCCGCCGGCGCGTCGACGGCAATGCTCGGATCGCTGCTGGCCGGCACTGCGGAATCGCCGGGTGATCTGATCTTCGTCAATGGCAAGCAGTTCAAGAGTTACCGCGGCATGGGCTCGCTGGGCGCCATGCAGGGACGCGGCGGTGGCAAGTCCTACTCCAAGGACCGCTACTTCCAGGACGACGTGCTGTCCGAGGACAAGCTCGTGCCCGAGGGCATCGAAGGCCGGGTGCCGTTCCGCGGTCCACTGGGCACGGTGATCCACCAGTTGACCGGCGGTTTGCGCGCGGCCATGGGCTACACCGGCTCGGCGACCATCGAGCAGCTGCAGCAGGCGCAGTTCGTCCAGATCACGGCGGCCGGGTTGAAGGAAAGCCACCCGCACGACATCACCATGACTGTCGAGGCCCCCAACTACTACACCCGCTGA
- a CDS encoding DUF5319 domain-containing protein, with the protein MRDHLPPGLPPDPFADDPCDPSAALDAIEPGQPLDPQERTAVEADLADLAVYEALLAHKGIRGLVVCCDECQQDHYHDWDMLRANLLQLLVDGTVRPHEPAYDPEPDAYVTWDYCRGYADASLNEATSDTDGYR; encoded by the coding sequence GTGCGTGACCACCTCCCCCCTGGTTTGCCGCCCGATCCGTTTGCCGACGATCCCTGCGATCCGTCGGCTGCGCTGGACGCGATCGAGCCGGGCCAGCCTCTGGACCCCCAGGAACGGACTGCTGTCGAGGCTGATCTCGCGGACCTCGCGGTCTACGAAGCATTGTTGGCGCACAAGGGAATTCGTGGCCTCGTCGTGTGCTGCGACGAATGCCAGCAGGACCACTACCACGACTGGGACATGCTGCGGGCCAACCTGCTGCAACTGCTTGTCGACGGCACCGTGCGCCCGCACGAGCCGGCCTACGATCCCGAGCCCGATGCCTACGTGACGTGGGATTACTGCCGCGGTTATGCCGACGCGTCCCTCAACGAGGCCACCTCGGACACCGACGGCTACCGCTGA
- a CDS encoding anti-sigma-D factor RsdA: protein MPDFGRWTSNGGDPSLNEINRSEKFIEALSLERQVYATDREEAELAVLLAGWRDDARRTPMSGIATPREAVAALNKATGQGRVRFPMALVGSMAAAVLCLGGFGAAVYGSGPGDALYGVRGLVFGSAPVTRDVGVELASSELKQVQQLIDEGQWEQAQQKLQTLTTTVATVGDEQRKQELVDQWQQLSVKVENRDPDATVPPDAPPVVLPEVTVTTTPSPASESPAPGTATSTPTTAPSTSPTETTPGSETSTTPGPSATSTPSETSQPTTTQPSSSVTPSPTSSAEPTTSVSAPAATSSPPASATHTTSAATTSAAPAVEAPPVTTTVAPAVEPTSVPSAPPVRTTVAAPAETGSGAGHESPSGGRGGEGPALPVTELPLLPGLGGSQR, encoded by the coding sequence ATGCCTGACTTCGGCCGCTGGACCTCAAACGGTGGTGATCCGTCCCTCAACGAGATCAACCGGTCCGAGAAATTCATCGAGGCGCTGTCGCTGGAGCGCCAGGTCTATGCGACCGACCGGGAAGAGGCCGAGCTGGCCGTCCTGCTGGCCGGGTGGCGCGACGACGCACGCCGCACCCCGATGTCGGGCATCGCGACGCCACGCGAGGCCGTGGCGGCGCTCAACAAGGCCACCGGGCAGGGGCGGGTGCGCTTCCCGATGGCGTTGGTCGGCTCGATGGCGGCCGCGGTGCTGTGCCTCGGCGGGTTCGGTGCAGCCGTGTACGGCTCGGGCCCGGGCGACGCGCTGTACGGCGTGCGCGGCCTGGTCTTCGGGTCGGCGCCGGTGACTCGCGACGTGGGCGTCGAACTGGCGTCCAGCGAGCTCAAGCAGGTGCAGCAGCTGATCGACGAAGGGCAGTGGGAACAGGCGCAGCAGAAGCTGCAGACCCTGACCACCACGGTCGCCACCGTCGGTGACGAGCAGCGCAAGCAGGAGCTCGTCGACCAGTGGCAGCAGCTGTCGGTGAAGGTGGAGAACCGCGACCCGGATGCGACCGTGCCGCCCGATGCGCCGCCGGTGGTGTTGCCCGAAGTGACGGTGACGACGACGCCGTCGCCCGCGTCCGAGAGCCCGGCGCCCGGGACCGCGACGTCCACCCCGACCACAGCGCCCTCGACGTCCCCGACGGAGACCACACCCGGGTCGGAGACGTCCACGACGCCCGGGCCGTCCGCGACGTCCACGCCGTCGGAGACATCTCAGCCGACGACCACTCAGCCCTCGTCGTCGGTGACACCCTCGCCGACCAGCAGTGCCGAGCCGACGACGAGTGTGTCGGCACCGGCCGCGACCTCATCGCCGCCGGCATCGGCGACCCACACCACCTCCGCGGCCACCACTTCGGCCGCTCCGGCGGTCGAGGCACCGCCGGTCACCACGACAGTCGCGCCTGCGGTGGAGCCCACCTCGGTGCCGTCGGCCCCGCCGGTACGCACGACGGTGGCCGCCCCTGCCGAGACTGGCAGTGGCGCAGGTCACGAGAGCCCGTCGGGTGGGCGTGGTGGTGAAGGTCCGGCGTTGCCGGTGACCGAACTGCCCCTGTTGCCGGGGCTAGGCGGTTCTCAGCGGTAG
- a CDS encoding sigma-70 family RNA polymerase sigma factor has product MTSSGDRLDIVVAEAVAGDRNALSEVLEIIRPIVVRYVRARVGATERSGLSADDVAQEVCLAAITALPRYKDQGRPFLAFVYGIAAHKVADAHRAAARNRAEPTDVVPERFSLDAGPEQSALDTESSERMARLLSVLPEKQREILILRVVVGMSAEETAEAVGSTAGAVRVAQHRALARLKTEIMATGRDHA; this is encoded by the coding sequence ATGACAAGTTCGGGAGACCGTCTCGACATTGTCGTTGCTGAGGCAGTGGCAGGTGATCGGAACGCGCTCTCGGAAGTGCTGGAGATCATTCGGCCGATCGTCGTTCGGTATGTGCGGGCGAGGGTGGGGGCGACCGAGCGCAGTGGTCTCTCAGCTGATGACGTTGCGCAGGAGGTGTGCTTGGCCGCCATTACGGCGCTGCCGCGCTACAAAGATCAGGGACGCCCGTTCCTGGCCTTTGTCTATGGCATCGCTGCGCACAAGGTTGCTGACGCGCATCGCGCGGCGGCCAGGAATCGTGCCGAGCCCACGGACGTGGTGCCCGAGCGGTTCTCCCTTGACGCGGGGCCCGAGCAATCCGCGCTCGACACCGAGTCCTCAGAACGAATGGCCAGGCTGCTGTCGGTGCTGCCCGAAAAGCAGCGCGAGATCCTGATCCTGCGGGTCGTGGTCGGCATGAGCGCCGAGGAGACCGCCGAGGCCGTCGGCAGCACCGCCGGCGCGGTGCGAGTGGCTCAGCACCGGGCGCTGGCCCGGCTGAAGACCGAGATCATGGCGACGGGGCGTGATCATGCCTGA
- a CDS encoding WhiB family transcriptional regulator, translating into MPQPQQLPGPNADIWDWQMQGLCRGVDSSMFFHPDGERGRARAQREVRAKEMCRSCPVITQCRSHALAVGEPYGIWGGLSESERELLLKRGIRRSA; encoded by the coding sequence ATGCCGCAGCCGCAGCAGCTTCCCGGACCCAATGCGGATATCTGGGATTGGCAAATGCAGGGACTTTGCCGTGGTGTCGATTCGTCGATGTTCTTCCACCCCGATGGCGAACGCGGACGGGCCCGGGCTCAGCGTGAGGTGCGCGCCAAGGAGATGTGCCGCAGCTGCCCGGTGATCACCCAGTGCCGTTCACACGCGCTGGCCGTCGGTGAGCCGTACGGCATCTGGGGCGGCCTGAGCGAGTCCGAGCGCGAGCTCTTGCTCAAGCGTGGCATCCGCCGCAGCGCCTGA
- a CDS encoding DoxX family protein, producing MTLQLGMVATLLVTITIVANAAMALGDLVGARFVLANSAEVGVPRTWVPALGLLKGAGAVGLLVGLVAFPPLGVAAAIGLIAFFIGAVVTHIRAGVFYNIAFPAAFLVLAVLSLGAFLAG from the coding sequence ATGACGCTGCAACTCGGCATGGTCGCGACGCTGCTCGTCACGATCACCATCGTGGCCAACGCGGCGATGGCCCTCGGGGACCTCGTCGGGGCTCGGTTCGTGCTGGCCAACTCCGCGGAGGTCGGCGTCCCGCGGACGTGGGTGCCGGCGCTCGGACTACTCAAAGGCGCGGGTGCCGTCGGGCTGTTGGTGGGCCTGGTCGCGTTCCCACCGCTCGGTGTTGCCGCCGCGATCGGCCTCATCGCGTTCTTCATCGGCGCCGTCGTCACCCACATCCGTGCGGGGGTGTTCTACAACATCGCCTTTCCCGCCGCCTTCCTGGTGCTCGCGGTGCTCTCGCTGGGCGCGTTTCTCGCGGGGTGA